The Marinobacter qingdaonensis genome includes a region encoding these proteins:
- the lysS gene encoding lysine--tRNA ligase yields MTEHTQNAQPEDNKLIAERRAKLSELREQGNAFPNDFRRDATAAELQAKYGDRSKEELESLGIKVAIAGRMMLDRKAFKVVQDASGRIQIYASKDVQKDTKHWDLGDIVGVKGTLSKSGKGDLYVTMDEYVLLTKSLRPLPEKHKGLTDTEARYRHRYVDLMVNEDSRRVFHARSKIISAMRQYFTDRDFMEVETPMLQVIPGGATARPFVTHHNALGIDMYLRIAPELFLKRLVVGGFERVFEINRNFRNEGLSTRHNPEFTMVEFYQAYADYNDLMDLTEDMLRTIADKVLGTTTVVNSRTLADGSEETIEYDFGKPFERLTVVEAIQRHNPDVTAEQLADETSARQVAKDLGIHLKDGWGLGKVQIEIFEATAEHRLMQPTFITEYPKEVSPLARCKDSNPFVTERFEFFVGGREIANGFSELNDAEDQAERFQEQVAEKDAGDDEAMFYDEDYVMALEYGLPPTAGEGIGIDRLAMLLTDSPSIRDVILFPAMRPEHKPDQRQDEE; encoded by the coding sequence ATGACTGAACACACTCAGAATGCCCAGCCAGAGGACAACAAGCTGATTGCCGAGCGTCGCGCCAAATTGTCGGAGCTGCGCGAGCAGGGCAATGCCTTCCCCAACGATTTTCGCCGGGACGCCACGGCCGCTGAGCTGCAGGCCAAATACGGCGACAGGAGCAAGGAAGAGCTGGAGTCCCTGGGCATCAAGGTCGCCATTGCCGGCCGGATGATGCTGGACCGGAAGGCGTTCAAGGTGGTTCAGGATGCCTCCGGCCGCATTCAGATCTACGCCTCCAAGGATGTCCAGAAGGACACCAAGCACTGGGATCTGGGCGACATCGTGGGTGTTAAGGGCACCTTGTCAAAGTCGGGCAAGGGCGACCTGTACGTGACCATGGACGAGTACGTGCTGCTGACCAAGTCGCTGCGGCCGTTGCCGGAGAAGCACAAGGGCCTGACCGACACCGAGGCCCGCTACCGGCACCGGTATGTGGATCTGATGGTGAACGAGGACAGCCGTCGGGTGTTCCACGCCCGTTCCAAGATCATCAGCGCCATGCGCCAGTACTTCACCGACCGGGACTTCATGGAAGTGGAAACCCCGATGCTGCAGGTGATCCCCGGTGGTGCCACCGCGCGGCCGTTCGTGACCCACCATAACGCCCTGGGCATCGACATGTACCTGCGTATCGCCCCGGAGCTGTTCCTCAAGCGCCTGGTGGTGGGTGGTTTCGAGCGGGTGTTCGAGATCAACCGCAACTTCCGGAACGAGGGCCTGTCGACCCGTCATAACCCGGAATTCACCATGGTCGAGTTTTACCAGGCCTACGCCGACTACAACGACCTGATGGATCTGACCGAGGACATGCTGCGCACCATCGCCGACAAGGTGCTGGGTACCACCACCGTGGTGAACAGCCGTACCCTGGCCGATGGCAGCGAGGAAACCATCGAGTACGATTTTGGCAAGCCGTTCGAGCGCCTGACCGTGGTCGAGGCGATCCAGCGCCACAACCCGGATGTGACCGCCGAGCAGCTGGCGGACGAAACCTCGGCCCGTCAGGTCGCGAAGGATCTGGGTATCCATCTGAAAGACGGCTGGGGCCTGGGCAAGGTGCAGATCGAGATTTTCGAGGCCACCGCCGAGCACCGCCTGATGCAGCCGACGTTCATCACCGAGTACCCGAAGGAGGTGTCGCCGCTGGCCCGCTGCAAGGACAGTAACCCGTTCGTGACCGAGCGCTTTGAGTTCTTCGTCGGCGGTCGGGAAATCGCCAACGGCTTCTCCGAGCTGAACGACGCCGAGGACCAGGCCGAGCGTTTCCAGGAGCAGGTGGCCGAGAAGGACGCCGGCGACGACGAGGCCATGTTCTACGACGAGGACTACGTGATGGCGCTGGAGTACGGGCTGCCGCCGACCGCGGGCGAAGGCATCGGCATCGACCGCCTGGCCATGCTGCTGACCGACAGCCCGTCCATCCGCGACGTCATCCTGTTCCCGGCCATGCGTCCGGAGCACAAGCCGGACCAGCGTCAGGACGAGGAGTGA
- a CDS encoding DsbC family protein has translation MSARMKLKRVVLVAGLLVSGLTAVPVLAGEVEDAIAERLTSAVPGLKVQSVRESEAEGLYEVQSNNGDTIYTTADGQYLLTGDLLKITENGIANVTEEARASQREQTMAAFGDEGVIRFPAENEKAVISVFTDIDCPYCRKLHDEVPQLNAYGITVNYYAFPRSGPGTPSFQKYVSVWCSEDPQAAMDDAKAGRSVAQASCDNPVLEQYQLGGQVGVTGTPAIVLEDGNMVRGYVPANNLAQGLGLL, from the coding sequence ATGTCTGCCAGAATGAAGTTGAAGCGAGTGGTCCTTGTGGCCGGCCTGTTGGTCAGCGGCCTGACAGCGGTGCCGGTGCTGGCCGGTGAGGTTGAAGACGCAATCGCCGAGCGCCTGACCAGCGCCGTCCCGGGCCTGAAGGTCCAGTCGGTGCGTGAATCCGAAGCCGAGGGCCTGTACGAGGTCCAGAGCAACAACGGTGACACCATCTACACCACCGCGGACGGCCAGTATCTGCTGACCGGCGATCTGCTCAAGATCACCGAAAACGGCATTGCCAACGTCACCGAGGAGGCTCGAGCCAGCCAGCGGGAACAGACGATGGCGGCGTTCGGTGACGAGGGCGTGATCCGCTTTCCGGCCGAAAACGAGAAAGCGGTGATCAGCGTGTTCACCGACATCGACTGCCCCTACTGCCGGAAACTCCATGACGAGGTGCCCCAGCTTAACGCCTACGGCATCACGGTGAACTACTACGCCTTCCCGCGCTCCGGCCCGGGTACGCCGTCGTTCCAGAAGTACGTGTCGGTATGGTGCTCCGAAGACCCGCAAGCCGCCATGGACGACGCCAAGGCAGGTCGCTCCGTTGCCCAGGCCAGTTGCGACAACCCGGTACTGGAGCAGTATCAGCTCGGCGGCCAGGTTGGTGTTACCGGCACCCCGGCCATCGTGCTGGAAGACGGCAACATGGTGCGCGGCTATGTGCCCGCCAACAACCTTGCCCAGGGTCTCGGCCTGCTCTGA
- a CDS encoding homoserine dehydrogenase gives MKDVSVGICGLGTVGGGTFNVLARNARLIAGRAGCNIRITRIASRRPRTDMDLGEVPFTTDIFDVVNDPAVDIVVELIGGYETAKELVLAAIRNGKHVVTANKALIAVHGNEIFEAAEKAGVVVAYEAGVAGGIPVMKSIREGMAANRIDWIAGIINGTGNYILTEMRAGREFSEVLKEAQDLGYAEADPTFDVEGIDAAHKLTILASAGFGVPLQFEKGFTEGISKITPYDISHAELLGYRIKHLGIARRRDDGIELRVHPTLVPQSHLIAQVDGVLNAVLVDGDAVGQTMYYGPGAGDEATASAVIADIVDVARAVASGSAQRVPYLGFEPAALEQLDVLPMEDIQSAYYLRITALDHPGVLAKIASVLSEHGINIESIMQKESELKDGRIPVIILTHTVQERQMNRAIEELEALTDIDGQVVRIRAENFN, from the coding sequence TTGAAAGACGTCAGTGTCGGAATCTGCGGACTGGGAACCGTTGGCGGCGGTACCTTCAATGTTTTGGCCCGCAATGCCAGGCTCATTGCCGGCCGGGCTGGCTGCAACATCCGAATTACCCGGATTGCCAGTCGCCGTCCCCGGACCGACATGGATCTCGGAGAGGTGCCGTTTACCACCGACATTTTTGACGTGGTGAACGATCCAGCCGTGGACATTGTGGTGGAACTGATTGGTGGCTATGAAACCGCGAAAGAGCTGGTGCTGGCTGCGATCCGCAATGGCAAGCACGTGGTGACCGCCAACAAGGCGCTGATCGCGGTGCACGGCAACGAAATCTTCGAGGCGGCCGAGAAGGCGGGCGTCGTGGTTGCCTACGAGGCCGGTGTGGCCGGTGGCATCCCGGTCATGAAGTCGATCCGCGAGGGCATGGCTGCCAACCGCATCGACTGGATTGCCGGGATCATCAACGGCACCGGCAACTACATCCTTACCGAAATGCGCGCCGGCCGCGAATTCTCCGAAGTGCTGAAGGAAGCCCAGGACCTGGGGTACGCCGAGGCCGACCCGACCTTTGACGTGGAAGGCATCGATGCCGCGCACAAGCTGACCATCCTGGCCTCCGCCGGCTTCGGGGTTCCGCTGCAGTTCGAGAAAGGCTTCACCGAAGGCATTTCCAAGATCACCCCGTACGACATTTCCCACGCCGAGCTGCTGGGTTACCGGATCAAGCACCTGGGTATTGCCCGTCGTCGCGACGACGGCATCGAGCTGCGGGTTCATCCGACCCTGGTGCCCCAGAGCCACCTGATTGCCCAGGTCGACGGGGTGCTGAACGCGGTGCTGGTGGACGGCGACGCCGTTGGCCAGACCATGTACTACGGCCCCGGCGCCGGTGACGAGGCCACCGCCTCGGCGGTCATTGCCGACATCGTGGACGTGGCCCGTGCCGTTGCCAGTGGCAGCGCCCAGCGCGTGCCCTACCTGGGCTTCGAGCCGGCCGCGCTGGAGCAGCTGGATGTGCTGCCGATGGAGGACATTCAGTCCGCCTACTACCTGCGCATCACCGCCCTGGACCACCCGGGCGTGCTGGCCAAGATCGCCTCGGTCCTCAGCGAGCATGGCATCAACATCGAGTCCATCATGCAGAAGGAGTCGGAGTTGAAGGACGGTCGCATCCCCGTGATTATCCTGACCCACACGGTCCAGGAGCGGCAGATGAACCGCGCCATCGAGGAGCTGGAAGCCCTGACCGACATCGACGGTCAGGTTGTCCGCATCCGCGCTGAAAACTTTAACTGA
- the prfB gene encoding peptide chain release factor 2 (programmed frameshift), translating into MEINPIVTKIKELRERTEALRGYLDYDQRSERLVEVERELELPTVWDDPERAQALGKERSDLELIVKTIDNLTSGLGDAESLLELAAEEEDEATVAEIEADLEGLDKELEKLEFRRMFSGEMDANNAYLDIQAGSGGTEAQDWGNMLLRMYLRWAERRGFKAEIVELQEGEVAGIKSATIHIQGDYAYGWLRTETGVHRLVRKSPFDSGNRRHTSFSSVFVSPEVDDSFEVEINPADLRVDVYRASGAGGQHVNRTESAVRLTHNPTGIVVACQAGRSQHQNKDQAMKQLKAKLFEREMQERNAEKQKAEDAKADIGWGSQIRSYVLDDSRIKDLRTKVETSNTQSVLDGDIDKFIEASLKMAL; encoded by the exons ATGGAAATTAATCCCATTGTGACGAAGATTAAAGAGCTTCGTGAGCGCACTGAAGCGCTCAGGGGGTATCTT GACTACGATCAGCGGAGTGAACGACTGGTCGAAGTAGAGCGTGAACTGGAGTTGCCGACGGTTTGGGACGATCCCGAACGGGCCCAGGCGCTGGGTAAGGAACGTTCCGATCTTGAGTTGATCGTGAAAACCATCGACAACCTCACCAGCGGGCTAGGCGACGCCGAAAGTCTGTTGGAGCTGGCGGCCGAGGAAGAAGACGAAGCCACCGTCGCCGAGATCGAAGCCGATCTGGAAGGGCTCGACAAGGAACTCGAGAAGCTGGAGTTTCGCCGGATGTTCTCCGGCGAAATGGACGCCAACAACGCCTACCTGGACATCCAGGCCGGTTCCGGCGGTACCGAGGCCCAGGACTGGGGCAACATGCTGCTGCGCATGTACCTGCGCTGGGCGGAGCGTCGGGGCTTCAAGGCGGAGATCGTCGAGTTGCAGGAAGGTGAAGTGGCGGGCATCAAGAGTGCCACCATTCACATCCAGGGCGATTACGCCTACGGCTGGCTGCGCACCGAGACCGGGGTGCATCGCCTGGTGCGGAAATCGCCGTTCGACTCCGGCAACCGCCGTCACACCTCGTTCTCGTCGGTGTTCGTGTCGCCGGAAGTGGACGACAGCTTCGAGGTCGAGATCAACCCGGCCGACCTGCGCGTCGACGTCTACCGCGCCTCCGGTGCCGGTGGTCAGCACGTTAACCGGACCGAGTCCGCGGTGCGTCTGACTCACAACCCGACCGGTATTGTGGTGGCCTGTCAGGCTGGCCGAAGCCAGCACCAGAACAAAGACCAGGCCATGAAGCAGTTGAAGGCCAAGCTGTTCGAGCGCGAGATGCAGGAGCGTAACGCCGAGAAGCAGAAGGCCGAGGACGCCAAGGCCGACATCGGCTGGGGCAGCCAGATCCGTTCCTATGTGCTCGACGACAGCCGGATCAAGGACCTGCGCACCAAGGTCGAAACCAGCAACACCCAGTCAGTGCTCGATGGTGATATCGACAAGTTCATCGAAGCCAGTCTGAAAATGGCGCTGTAG
- the thrC gene encoding threonine synthase — protein sequence MRYISTRGEAPALGFEDVLLTGLASDGGLYVPESLPHFSLEEIRSWRGLSYSELAFNVMHPFVDDAIPADDFRKMLDDTYSVFSHQSVAPLVQLDANEWVMELFRGPTLAFKDFALQLLGRLLDYVLEKRKQHVVIMGATSGDTGSAAIEGCRRCEHVDIFILHPHERVSEVQRRQMTTVKGDNIHNIAVRGNFDDCQRMVKESFGNQGFLAGKTQLAAVNSINWARIMAQIVYYFQASLALGGPDRSMAFSVPTGNFGDIFAGYLAKKMGLPISQLVIATNRNDILHRFMSGNKYEQHQLEHTLSPSMDIMVSSNFERLLFDLHGRDGQAVKTLLENASKGPVSIEDYRWKHARKLFDSDAVDDKGTCETIREIYEQNEYLLDPHTAIGVRAARNCRRDSSVPMITLGTAHPAKFPDAIAESGLTVKPQLPAHMADLFERDENYTVLDNNIAGVQEFIAKHWKNA from the coding sequence GTGAGATATATCAGTACGCGGGGCGAAGCCCCCGCACTGGGCTTTGAAGACGTTCTGCTCACTGGCCTGGCCAGCGATGGCGGTCTGTACGTGCCGGAATCGCTGCCCCATTTCAGCCTGGAGGAGATCCGCAGCTGGCGCGGTCTGTCCTACAGCGAACTGGCCTTCAACGTCATGCACCCGTTCGTGGATGACGCCATTCCGGCCGACGATTTCCGCAAGATGCTGGATGACACCTACTCGGTGTTCAGTCACCAGTCCGTTGCGCCGCTGGTGCAGCTGGATGCCAATGAGTGGGTCATGGAGCTGTTCCGCGGACCCACCCTGGCGTTCAAGGACTTTGCCCTGCAACTGCTGGGACGGCTGCTGGATTACGTGCTGGAAAAGCGCAAGCAGCACGTGGTGATCATGGGGGCCACCTCGGGTGACACCGGCTCGGCGGCCATCGAAGGCTGCCGCCGCTGCGAGCACGTGGACATCTTCATCCTGCACCCCCACGAGCGGGTGTCGGAGGTGCAGCGCCGTCAGATGACCACGGTCAAAGGCGACAACATCCACAACATCGCGGTGCGTGGCAATTTCGACGACTGCCAGCGCATGGTGAAGGAAAGCTTTGGCAATCAGGGCTTCCTGGCTGGCAAGACCCAACTGGCGGCGGTCAACTCGATCAACTGGGCCCGGATCATGGCTCAGATCGTGTACTACTTCCAGGCGTCCCTGGCCCTGGGTGGCCCGGACCGGAGCATGGCGTTCTCGGTTCCGACCGGTAACTTCGGCGACATCTTCGCCGGCTACCTGGCCAAGAAAATGGGCCTGCCCATTTCCCAGCTGGTCATCGCCACCAACCGCAACGACATCCTGCACCGGTTCATGAGCGGCAATAAGTACGAGCAGCACCAGCTCGAGCATACCCTGTCGCCGAGCATGGACATCATGGTGTCCAGCAACTTCGAGCGCCTGCTGTTCGATCTGCACGGCCGAGACGGACAGGCGGTCAAGACCCTGCTGGAAAACGCCAGCAAGGGCCCGGTCAGCATCGAGGACTACCGCTGGAAGCACGCGCGCAAGCTGTTCGACAGCGATGCGGTCGATGACAAGGGCACTTGCGAGACCATTCGCGAAATCTACGAGCAGAACGAATACCTGCTGGATCCGCACACCGCCATCGGCGTACGGGCGGCCCGCAACTGCCGGCGCGACAGCTCGGTGCCCATGATCACCCTGGGCACGGCCCATCCGGCCAAATTCCCGGACGCCATTGCCGAGTCCGGTTTGACTGTGAAGCCCCAGCTTCCGGCCCATATGGCGGATCTGTTCGAGCGCGACGAAAACTACACCGTGCTGGACAACAACATTGCCGGGGTCCAGGAATTTATCGCCAAACACTGGAAAAACGCCTGA
- the recJ gene encoding single-stranded-DNA-specific exonuclease RecJ, which produces MTPKKILRRPQPASVPAWGQNLPPLLRRLYAARGVQSDDQLSYTLKSLASPMALQGIDRAVELLAEAIEQQQRVLILGDFDADGATSTAVAMLGLSMLGLQSLDFRVPSRFSDGYGLTPGIIERLRDEGDLPDLLVTVDNGISAMEGVQAARDLGIRVVITDHHLAGESLPNADAIVNPNQPGCPFLSKNAAGVGVMFYVLTALRKHLREVGRLPEPEPNLGTLLDLVALGTVADVVPLDHNNRILVEQGLRRIRRGEARPGILALLEVAGRDHSAISSTDLGFVVGPRLNAAGRLDDMSIGIACLLADSPDEARRLARELDTFNRERRTIEKDMKSQAQDLLASMSLDIEGLPWGLALFDPDWHQGVIGILAARIREQTHRPTIAFARDDNGEDIKGSARSIPGLHIRDVLAAVDARHPGMLKKFGGHAMAAGMTLAKDDLDAFSDAFDRAVRDTLSAEDLEAAITTDGPLTPDELTLDTAALLKRAGPWGQHFPEPVFDGEFRVVSQRIVGENHLKLVLQPVDGGGIVDGIAFNTGPEVPDYTRTGARVVYKPDANTFRGRTNLQLLVDYLEPLG; this is translated from the coding sequence ATGACACCGAAAAAGATCCTGCGTCGCCCCCAGCCGGCCAGCGTGCCGGCCTGGGGGCAAAACCTGCCTCCCTTGCTCCGGCGCCTGTACGCGGCCCGGGGTGTCCAGTCCGATGACCAGCTGAGCTACACCCTGAAATCCCTGGCGTCGCCCATGGCGTTGCAGGGCATCGACCGTGCCGTCGAGTTGCTGGCCGAGGCCATCGAGCAGCAACAACGGGTGCTGATCCTGGGGGATTTTGACGCCGATGGCGCCACCAGCACCGCGGTCGCCATGCTCGGCTTGTCCATGCTCGGGCTGCAGAGCCTGGATTTCCGGGTACCCAGCCGCTTTTCCGACGGCTACGGCCTGACCCCGGGCATCATCGAGCGGCTGCGGGACGAAGGGGATTTGCCAGATCTGCTGGTGACCGTCGACAACGGCATCTCCGCCATGGAGGGCGTGCAGGCGGCCCGGGATCTGGGGATCCGGGTGGTGATCACCGACCACCACCTGGCCGGCGAGTCCCTGCCGAACGCCGACGCCATCGTGAACCCGAATCAGCCGGGCTGTCCCTTCCTGAGCAAGAACGCCGCCGGTGTCGGGGTGATGTTCTACGTGCTCACCGCGCTGCGCAAGCACCTGCGGGAAGTGGGGCGCCTGCCCGAGCCGGAACCGAACCTCGGGACCCTGCTGGACCTGGTGGCCCTGGGTACCGTGGCCGACGTGGTGCCGCTGGACCACAACAACCGGATTCTTGTCGAACAGGGCCTGCGCCGGATCCGCCGGGGCGAAGCCCGGCCCGGCATCCTGGCGCTGCTGGAAGTGGCCGGCCGTGACCACAGCGCCATCAGTTCCACCGACCTGGGCTTCGTCGTGGGCCCGCGCCTGAACGCCGCCGGGCGCCTGGACGACATGAGCATCGGCATCGCCTGCCTGCTCGCCGACAGCCCGGACGAGGCCCGTCGGCTGGCCCGGGAGCTGGATACCTTCAACCGGGAACGGCGGACCATCGAAAAAGACATGAAATCCCAGGCTCAGGACCTGCTGGCGTCGATGTCCCTGGACATCGAGGGTCTGCCCTGGGGTCTGGCGCTGTTCGATCCGGACTGGCATCAGGGGGTCATCGGCATCCTGGCGGCGCGCATCCGCGAGCAGACCCACCGTCCGACCATTGCCTTCGCCCGGGACGACAACGGCGAGGACATCAAAGGTTCGGCCCGGTCGATTCCCGGCCTGCACATCCGCGACGTGCTGGCCGCGGTGGATGCCCGCCACCCGGGCATGCTGAAGAAATTCGGCGGTCACGCCATGGCCGCCGGCATGACCCTGGCAAAGGACGATCTGGATGCCTTCTCCGACGCCTTCGACCGCGCCGTGCGGGACACCCTGAGCGCGGAGGACCTGGAGGCCGCCATCACCACCGACGGCCCGCTGACGCCGGACGAACTCACCCTGGATACCGCCGCGCTGCTGAAGCGGGCCGGTCCCTGGGGCCAGCATTTCCCCGAGCCGGTGTTCGACGGCGAGTTCCGCGTGGTCAGTCAGCGCATCGTAGGCGAAAATCACCTGAAGCTGGTGTTGCAGCCGGTGGACGGCGGCGGCATCGTCGACGGCATTGCCTTCAACACCGGGCCCGAAGTGCCTGACTACACCCGCACCGGGGCTCGGGTGGTCTACAAACCGGATGCCAATACCTTCCGGGGACGGACCAATTTGCAGCTTTTGGTGGATTATCTGGAGCCGTTGGGCTGA
- the xerD gene encoding site-specific tyrosine recombinase XerD, which translates to MRPEDEAIITRFADAIWLEDGLGEKTRQAYRSDLARLAAWLEGQPGRPLLMAANRTHLLAWMSSGLAQGVKTSTAARRLSGMRRFYRYLLREGLIAEDPTLRIDSPRLPRRLPDSLTEADVEALLAEPDPELPIELRDKAMMEILYGCGLRVSELTGLRVDQVNLRQGVVRISGKGDKERLVPLGEEAVDWLLRYMKEARAELLKGRSCDALFPGNRPAAMTRQTFWYRIKHYAARVGIRKHLSPHTLRHAFATHLLNHGADLRVVQMLLGHSDLSTTQIYTHVARQRLQSLHQAHHPRG; encoded by the coding sequence GTGAGACCGGAAGATGAGGCGATCATCACCCGTTTTGCCGATGCCATCTGGCTTGAGGATGGTCTGGGTGAGAAGACCCGGCAGGCCTACCGCAGTGACCTTGCCCGACTGGCGGCCTGGCTGGAAGGCCAGCCCGGACGGCCCTTGCTGATGGCGGCGAACCGGACCCATCTGCTGGCCTGGATGTCCAGCGGCCTGGCGCAGGGGGTCAAGACGTCCACCGCCGCCCGCCGCCTGTCCGGCATGCGCCGGTTCTACCGGTATCTGTTGCGCGAGGGCCTGATCGCCGAAGACCCGACCTTGCGGATCGACAGCCCGCGCCTGCCGCGGCGCCTGCCCGACTCGTTGACCGAGGCTGACGTCGAGGCTCTGTTGGCCGAGCCGGACCCGGAGCTGCCCATCGAGCTCCGGGACAAGGCGATGATGGAAATTCTCTACGGCTGCGGACTTCGGGTCTCGGAGCTGACCGGGCTTCGGGTCGATCAGGTCAACCTGCGTCAGGGCGTGGTACGCATTTCCGGCAAGGGCGACAAAGAGCGCCTGGTGCCGCTGGGCGAGGAGGCGGTGGACTGGCTGCTGCGGTATATGAAAGAGGCCCGGGCCGAGTTGCTCAAGGGGCGTTCCTGCGACGCCCTGTTTCCCGGCAACCGGCCGGCCGCCATGACCCGCCAGACCTTCTGGTACCGCATCAAGCACTACGCCGCCCGGGTTGGCATTCGCAAGCATCTGTCGCCCCACACCCTCCGGCATGCCTTTGCCACCCATCTGCTCAACCACGGTGCGGACTTGCGAGTGGTGCAGATGCTGCTTGGTCACTCCGACCTGTCCACCACCCAGATCTACACCCACGTCGCACGCCAGCGGTTACAGAGTCTTCATCAGGCCCATCATCCCCGTGGCTGA
- the rplS gene encoding 50S ribosomal protein L19 → MSGKNNIISQLEAEQMTKEIPAFAPGDTVVVQVRVTEGNRERLQAFEGVVIGKRNRGMNSSFTVRKISYGVGVERTFQTFSKLIDGISVKRRGDVRQAKLYYLRDLSGKAARIKEKLG, encoded by the coding sequence ATGAGCGGCAAGAACAACATCATCAGTCAACTTGAAGCAGAACAGATGACCAAGGAAATCCCTGCCTTTGCGCCGGGTGACACCGTGGTCGTACAGGTTCGCGTCACCGAGGGTAACCGTGAGCGTCTGCAGGCGTTCGAGGGTGTTGTCATCGGCAAGCGTAACCGTGGCATGAACTCCTCCTTCACCGTTCGTAAGATTTCTTACGGTGTGGGCGTAGAGCGTACCTTCCAGACCTTCTCCAAGCTGATCGACGGCATCAGCGTGAAGCGTCGGGGTGACGTGCGTCAGGCCAAGCTGTACTACCTGCGTGACCTGTCTGGTAAGGCAGCTCGCATCAAGGAAAAGCTGGGCTGA
- the ung gene encoding uracil-DNA glycosylase gives MSPVEVLASQLKSDRGWTDHLATEFREPYMHALAEFLAAEEQAGKVLFPASKHCFNALNSTPLDKVSVVILGQDPYHGPGQAHGLCFSVRPDVPPPPSLVNIFKEIDSDLGIPAPDHGCLQPWADQGVLLLNSVLTVVQGEAGAHQGQGWETFTDRVIETVNREREGVVFLLWGSYARKKGRHIDRQRHLVLEGPHPSPLSAYRGFFGCRHFSQTNDWLQQKGQPSIDWTLPSKAELIARYRN, from the coding sequence GTGAGCCCGGTTGAGGTTCTGGCCAGCCAGCTCAAATCCGACCGGGGCTGGACCGATCACTTGGCCACTGAGTTCCGCGAGCCGTACATGCACGCGCTGGCGGAATTCCTGGCGGCCGAGGAGCAGGCCGGCAAGGTCCTGTTCCCGGCCAGCAAACACTGTTTCAACGCCCTCAACAGCACGCCTCTGGACAAGGTCTCGGTGGTGATCCTGGGCCAAGATCCCTACCACGGGCCGGGCCAGGCCCACGGTCTGTGTTTCTCGGTGCGGCCGGACGTGCCGCCGCCGCCCTCCCTGGTCAACATTTTCAAGGAAATCGACAGCGATCTGGGGATTCCCGCGCCGGATCACGGCTGCCTGCAGCCCTGGGCCGACCAGGGAGTGCTGCTGCTCAACAGTGTCCTGACGGTGGTGCAGGGCGAGGCCGGGGCCCACCAGGGCCAGGGTTGGGAAACCTTTACCGACCGGGTGATCGAGACCGTCAACCGGGAGCGCGAAGGCGTGGTGTTCCTGCTCTGGGGCAGCTACGCCCGCAAAAAGGGCCGGCACATTGACCGGCAGCGGCACCTGGTGCTGGAGGGGCCGCACCCGTCCCCCCTGAGCGCCTACCGGGGTTTCTTCGGCTGCCGCCACTTCTCCCAGACCAACGACTGGCTGCAACAAAAAGGGCAGCCATCCATCGACTGGACGCTGCCCTCCAAGGCCGAGCTGATCGCCCGTTACCGCAACTGA